From the genome of Bacteroidales bacterium, one region includes:
- a CDS encoding phosphatidylinositol-specific phospholipase C/glycerophosphodiester phosphodiesterase family protein produces the protein MQLRISICLVLLLLFRPMVCGALLGDSIKGPCPAHAHNDYMHERPLFDALGNGFRSIEADVFSLGDSLYVAHDRKDIRPGRTLRALYLEPLGESFAEGRLSLYDSTCPLILLIDIKDHGLTTYGLLDRILNEYRDILCRVSPEAYYPGSVKVVVSGNRPIGYMMEQTERFAFVDGRIQDLTEEYPTLLMPLISDRWTKYFSWKGKGEMPEKERTQLRNYVQQAHENGQMIRFWATPDSPGKERYAVWTELLKAGADLINTDDLNGLRDFLSASGD, from the coding sequence ATGCAACTTCGTATTTCTATCTGCCTGGTCCTGCTCCTGTTGTTCCGGCCCATGGTGTGTGGAGCGCTCTTAGGAGACAGCATTAAAGGGCCCTGTCCGGCACATGCGCATAATGATTATATGCATGAACGCCCCCTTTTTGATGCGCTCGGAAATGGTTTCCGGAGCATTGAAGCGGATGTGTTCAGCCTGGGGGATTCCCTGTACGTGGCGCACGACAGGAAGGATATCAGACCCGGTCGTACCCTCCGGGCGCTATACCTGGAACCACTTGGGGAGTCTTTTGCGGAGGGCCGGCTGAGCCTCTATGATAGTACCTGTCCGCTTATTTTGCTTATTGATATCAAGGACCATGGATTGACTACCTACGGCTTGCTGGACCGCATTCTGAATGAATACAGGGATATTCTCTGCCGGGTATCTCCGGAAGCTTATTACCCCGGAAGTGTGAAGGTTGTTGTCTCCGGGAACCGTCCCATCGGGTACATGATGGAGCAAACAGAGCGATTTGCCTTCGTGGATGGCCGGATACAGGACCTTACGGAAGAATACCCTACGCTCCTGATGCCCCTGATCAGCGACAGATGGACCAAATACTTCTCCTGGAAGGGAAAGGGTGAAATGCCGGAGAAAGAGAGGACACAGCTAAGAAACTACGTGCAGCAGGCCCATGAAAACGGTCAGATGATCCGTTTCTGGGCCACCCCTGATTCGCCCGGGAAAGAACGCTATGCGGTCTGGACAGAATTATTGAAAGCAGGAGCAGATCTGATAAATACCGATGACCTGAATGGACTGCGAGACTTCCTGTCGGCAAGCGGAGATTAG
- a CDS encoding oxidoreductase, whose product MNWTLENMPDLSGKIIVVTGGNSGLGYESVKAFAGKGAEVVLASRSMEKGEAAKADILKELPEGNIRVMQLDLGDLKSVRNFASAFKKVYKKLDVLLNNAGIMMTPYFTTKDGFEGQLGTNHLGHFALTGLLLDLLLATQGSRLVNVSSGAHRNGEMDFSNLQFENGKGYKPMKAYGRSKLSNLLFSYELQRKLEAARKDTIAVAAHPGVAMTNLARYLESRFLYKIMFPLFKLLAQDQSMGALPQIRASVDPEVKGAQYYGPGGNRELKGYPVLVESSEASYKPDDAARLWEESEKLTGVKFNL is encoded by the coding sequence ATGAATTGGACTTTAGAGAATATGCCCGATCTGAGCGGGAAGATTATAGTGGTAACGGGAGGCAACAGCGGCCTTGGTTATGAATCTGTCAAAGCCTTTGCCGGCAAAGGGGCCGAAGTGGTCCTGGCAAGCCGGTCCATGGAAAAGGGAGAAGCAGCAAAAGCAGATATTTTAAAGGAGCTTCCCGAGGGAAACATCCGGGTCATGCAGCTGGACCTGGGTGACCTGAAATCTGTAAGGAACTTTGCTTCTGCCTTTAAGAAAGTGTATAAGAAACTGGATGTGCTGCTGAATAATGCCGGAATCATGATGACCCCGTATTTTACCACGAAAGACGGGTTTGAGGGCCAGCTCGGAACCAATCACCTGGGGCACTTTGCGCTTACGGGCTTATTGTTGGACCTGCTGCTTGCTACTCAGGGTTCAAGGCTTGTGAACGTGAGCAGTGGAGCACACAGAAACGGAGAGATGGATTTCTCTAATCTGCAGTTTGAAAACGGGAAGGGATATAAACCCATGAAAGCCTATGGGCGATCAAAACTTTCCAACCTCCTGTTTAGCTATGAACTTCAGAGAAAACTCGAAGCTGCTAGAAAGGATACGATTGCCGTAGCGGCCCATCCCGGTGTTGCCATGACCAACCTGGCACGCTACCTGGAAAGCAGGTTTCTGTACAAGATCATGTTCCCTCTTTTCAAACTGCTGGCACAGGACCAGTCCATGGGTGCCCTGCCCCAGATCAGGGCCTCAGTCGATCCGGAAGTAAAAGGAGCTCAATATTATGGCCCCGGAGGAAACAGGGAATTAAAAGGCTATCCGGTTCTGGTCGAATCCAGCGAGGCATCGTATAAGCCCGATGATGCCGCACGATTATGGGAGGAATCGGAGAAACTGACCGGAGTGAAATTTAATCTCTGA